GCTCCTTGAATGGCGTGCATGTGTTTGGCGAGTCACACGGAGTCACATTATGCTCCACCAGAACCAGCAATGCAACTCTCACCTGGAAGACCTACCATGACAGGTGAGATGTGTATATAGTGAGGTAATTAATGgtaatatatctctctctctctctctctctctctctctctctctctctctctctctctctctctctctctctctctctctctctctctctctctctctctctctctctctctctctctctctctctctctctctctctctctctctctctctctctctctctctctctctctctctctctctctctctctctctctctctctaaaaaagtaatagataaaacaaaacaaaattgtgtatataaaaagaaaaaaaaaaaaaggagaaagaggagaaaggaaaaaaaggagggaggactATAATATGCTGAAATCCATTGGTTGGTTAAggcgatgaaggaggagagaaatgaagggaagaggaagggaaaagaataatggaagggggaagggaaagaggaaagtaggtaGATAGTCTTAAATTACATGTCTATCACTAATTCAAATAGTCATGAACAAAAGGACTACAAATCAAATCAAACTCTCATGTagcttttccctccctcatcatctgCCTGGTTCTGagctgaggaaagggaggaggagccaGACAGTCTTAAATTACATGTTTATCTCTGCTTTAAATACTTATGTACAAGAACATTATGGCTCAAACTTTTGTGTACtaattctttttcccttccacagCATCCGTCTGGTTCTGATCCGTGGCAGTGAGGTCGTTGGAGACAGCTGTGATAATAGACTCTTGGACTTGATGTTTGCTTCCCTTGTTCTGATTCAGGGTCTTGACAACCTCACCTCAGGGACCAATATTGAAAGACTCAAGAGAGAGATAAGGGTatgatatatatttgtttttaagtCTCCACAAGTATTCATGTATTCCAAGTATATATTCAAGGAACGTAGGAATGATACTATATTGTACTATGATTACTATTCTCCTCGGGACATGAAGAATTTAAAATATAGCTCCATATATTAAACCTCTGTTTGTCATAAAATGTCTAATGGGAGTCTAGACCCTTTAAGACAGTAGGTTGAGATTGAAGGCTGATTCCCAACCATGTTTGCTTAGAACAATTATTTTAATGGTCAAATGGTTTTCTTCAATGAGAGAGATTCCTGATGATTATAGTGCTTAATATATCAGAGAACTATTACTCACCTTGTGCTCATAATTAAAATAAATTTGGTCTGTCAAGCATTATGTAAATTTTCTTTGCAGCCTAGTTACCTGTTACTGGATGAGTTGCTGTCTCGAGCCATGAGTTCCAGTAACAACCCTGGTTTTTCTCACCTCACAGGATGTGCAGAGTGTGTCATACCACCTGATCAACATTTACTTCAGGTAATAAGCGTCCCATGTTGAAATTACTTATTTTGTAGAGAAGCTCAAGCAACAGGAGTGATAGGTTATGTTATTTCGAAGCTGTATTTTTCATGTGTATGGGTGCACTTGGATTATGGGAGGAAGGTCAGAGGCTAAACATTATATATCTATATGGCTAtggtatatttatctatctatatagatAAGAGATGATAATATATGATATATGTAGCACCTCTGAAGAGATGAAATTGTATGATTTATGTTAAttccacaggctcaaggccattctgacagagatgagcactaaaGCCATGTGCAGCTTATGCATATGCCCCTTACTGCCTTTTTACAGTATGtgccatatttttataaatctccAGAGTGAGCTTGAAAAGTATGCCGAGGGAGCAGATTCTTCGTGTGCCTGTGTGATGATGAACGGCCAGGTGGTGTCCGGCACACGCAGCTTCTGGTCCTTGTCTCACACAGAGTTGgtcctccttccactcctagTTGCTCTCAACACTTCTACAGTGGGAAGAGATTTGCCCATATATCTGCCTGACAAAAGTCCTAATGTGCGTTGTGGTTTCGAGGTGATTTGTACATTTGTGATATAATTTGAAGATAGGAAATCTTTACTTGGTGAAAGGCATTCCTTAATAATTTTCTCTTGCTTTAGTTTGCTAGATTATAAACCTTTACATCCATAGTACATACTTAAAGACACAAGCTAAGTTCAGAATGTGCCTGTCTGTTGGTGGGGAGTATATTAGAAATGATGTTTGATAGTTCACATATGAAACTCGTGCTATATATGCTGGGCAGTGTTTAGGGTCAATGCTCTTTTCCTTAAGAGTGAAATATACcaatttgttttcattatttttgttttatttcaggtACCTTTCAGAATGCTGGTTGTCAAACTGACTGGGCATGTATCTGTGGTCACCCTGTGCGGCCCAACACCTTCTCTCTCTGAAATGATGCGCTCGGCCTCCTCCTTGTGGGCACCAGTGTACCAAGTCCTGGAGTCTTTAACAACACTCATGCCGTGGAACATAGCGCCAAGCCTCCTTTCACAGATTGATAACTCAGTAATAGGGTAAGAAATGCATCTCTTGTGGCAAGAATTTCATCCCTTaatattatataaacaaaatgtcTTGATCCTTTAATTAATTCTGTTCTGTCTTGGTGCTGTTCTTCAATACTATGGTTTCTATCTGCTattatttcatcctcttccttactaCAGTAGAATAATGAATTGTAATCTTTTTCTGATTCTATTTAATTTTGCAGACTTGTTCTAATAAATTATGATCACAAGAAATGCGTTTGCTGTGTTCATCTAAGCGAAGACTCAAAATCTCCATCGCTAAATGCTGCAAAGAAAAGTGCGGCCTTACAATCAGTGTATCGAACTGTGGTTGGGTCACTCCTGCAGCCGCCCGCCATGCCTCCAGATGATTTCCCCTCAAGGGTGGGTCAAAAACTTACATAAAATTGGTACTGATATTGGTACTTGCTTATCCCTTGACATAGCACAGGTATAGTTTGATTCAGAAATGGCATGTTTAATGATTGCTGCTCGTTATG
The DNA window shown above is from Eriocheir sinensis breed Jianghai 21 chromosome 3, ASM2467909v1, whole genome shotgun sequence and carries:
- the LOC127005465 gene encoding protein fuzzy homolog isoform X2; this translates as MAWCTVVGLSASSGVPLFVRHAGPGKPPAYALIGSLNGVHVFGESHGVTLCSTRTSNATLTWKTYHDSIRLVLIRGSEVVGDSCDNRLLDLMFASLVLIQGLDNLTSGTNIERLKREIRPSYLLLDELLSRAMSSSNNPGFSHLTGCAECVIPPDQHLLQSELEKYAEGADSSCACVMMNGQVVSGTRSFWSLSHTELVLLPLLVALNTSTVGRDLPIYLPDKSPNVPFRMLVVKLTGHVSVVTLCGPTPSLSEMMRSASSLWAPVYQVLESLTTLMPWNIAPSLLSQIDNSVIGLVLINYDHKKCVCCVHLSEDSKSPSLNAAKKSAALQSVYRTVVGSLLQPPAMPPDDFPSRLHPDHTPLESYVSTDNYKVYVMQSSPYHLLVLYPPALPIQIARRVTLRTLAIFTKGKVPKI
- the LOC127005465 gene encoding protein fuzzy homolog isoform X1, with the translated sequence MAWCTVVGLSASSGVPLFVRHAGPGKPPAYALIGSLNGVHVFGESHGVTLCSTRTSNATLTWKTYHDSIRLVLIRGSEVVGDSCDNRLLDLMFASLVLIQGLDNLTSGTNIERLKREIRPSYLLLDELLSRAMSSSNNPGFSHLTGCAECVIPPDQHLLQSELEKYAEGADSSCACVMMNGQVVSGTRSFWSLSHTELVLLPLLVALNTSTVGRDLPIYLPDKSPNVPFRMLVVKLTGHVSVVTLCGPTPSLSEMMRSASSLWAPVYQVLESLTTLMPWNIAPSLLSQIDNSVIGLVLINYDHKKCVCCVHLSEDSKSPSLNAAKKSAALQSVYRTVVGSLLQPPAMPPDDFPSRLHPDHTPLESYVSTDNYKVYVMQSSPYHLLVLYPPALPIQIARFIIITTSSTPAPRSSHQGMATAEELPTFSVQTLPPCLLKVSQRSFPPLPNILLHPIPPFHWRLSASIPFLYLTHIHPSGHLTLLYSLHVAKPL